Genomic window (Phragmites australis chromosome 21, lpPhrAust1.1, whole genome shotgun sequence):
CGAGCGAAGAGGTCAGGGAAGGCACCGCTTGGGGAATCAAAGGCACATAAAACATGTCGGACCACCTATTCGGAGGATCGCCCACATTCCAATCCATGAAAAACATTAAGCAATTCCAGAGATTTATCTTCATTACTGATAACTTGCACATCCAAAAGATATTTACAAAGGAGGAAttgacaaaagaaaaatagacCCAAAGGATGTTACCAAGGAGGCATTGACAAGCAAACAACAAATCCTTGCAAACCAAGGGGAgaaaagagtacaaggtgacgaTCAAGGATGCTACCAGCCCTAACAGCAGCGCATATCCTGACGGATGCGCTTCATCTCCGACCTACCACTACGGAAACTAATACAATAGCCAATCCCTGAACCGCCggaggacgaggaagaggaCGGAGTAGGCTCCGCCGCGATTCTATTTCCCTCCTCCTCAACCTTTTCCTTCTCCGCCTTGGCCGCCTCCTTCGCCTCCGTCATCTCCTCCGAATCAATATCCCTCTCCAGAGAATCCCAGTAGACCTCTTCGTCATCATAGATAACGATTGTCTTGACTGGAGCAACCGCTTGAACCAGTGACCGAGACGGAGCAATGGGCAGTGGCCCCCTCTACAAGGAGGGTGGCACAATGGTCACCGGCTCCAACCCCGCAAGCAACAACGCCAACCTCACCAGCATGACCGCGGGGTCGCTTGCACCCAGAGGTGCCGCTACAGGCGGGGCTGGCGCGGGCACTAGAGGCGACCTCGCCGTCGAGAACATCGACATCTCTGACGATGAGGGGGAAGACGCCATACTCTAGAAAACCAAGGAGAAACAATCCCTTACTCAAGCCACGAAAGATCAGCTGGATGAACCCCTGTTTTTTTAGCCAAACCGAATGGTTGAGCACCCCTAAGGAAGAAAGTGGAGTCACAACAGGTGTCGTTTCACGGCAATTCCAATTACTCCCCTGAGGGGCCCGTGGCCACACCCCGGCTAATCCCcggccacgtggcgccatcctgcGGTGGCACTCAGGCTTTTGCGCACACATCTCGTCACATTTATGACACGAATGCCTTTCGGCGCATGCAAGAATTGTGGGCGCAGGGCCCCAAGCAAGATTGCGTATGACCCTACTAGGCGCACCACCATTAACTAAAGGGCTTGTGACCGCACCCTGGCTAACCCATGTCCACATGGCGACACCCTATGTTGGCACTCTGGGTTCCCACACACATGTCTCATCGCGTTCATGAGCCGAGCCCCTTTCAGCAAGAGTCATGAGCACAAGGCCCCAAGTGAGACTGCGCATGACCCAGTCAAACACACTGCCGTTTCCACACGCCACTGGTACTTACGTCGAGGACAAAGAAAAAATCTTGTCTCCACGCACGACCCCCGCTACAATGGCCAAAGTGGCAAGAAGACTTACCATCATAAAAGCTGAAGGGCTCATTCCGGCCTCCACACGGACTCTTAAACATGGTGCCTCTACCAGCATCACAACGGTCTTCGGCTTCGGCGCCACCTACACCACCGAGCCCCGCGGTCCCCATCAGGCTTCGACATCGTCGCTCACGGTTATCACCGAAAGACTCCTATATGGATAAAGGCTACGACATGAGATATTCAGACTATGGGGCTGGGCTAGAGTTAATTCCTTCTACATCCGCTCACCCCTCCTTACCTCAGGCCAGTGAATGAGGTACAGTTGGGAGGAAATACCCCAGCCCGTAGGCATCACTAAAAGGTTGCCACCAGGAGCTCCATTGGAACCCTTGGGTTtcaaatccacataaaaaaGCCCGGCTTCCGGAGGCCGTGGGCCCCTCCAGCTGCTATCCCCAAGGTGGGAGAAGAAGTCATCCTTAAGGGGAGGGTGGGGGCCGTCTCTAAAGACCCTCAGCACTCCCAGAGCCACAGTCTCCCAGAGCCCAAGTCTCCCGAAGCCCCGTCTCCCTAAGCCACAGCCTCCTGTAGCCCTGTCTCACGGAGCCATAGCCTCCCGGAGCCACAGTCTTCCGAAGTTCCAATCTCCCGAAGCCCTCGACGCCTCCGGAGCCCCAGTCTCACGGAGCCATAGCCTCCCAGAACCCCAGTCTCCCAGAGCCATAGCACTCCCGGAGCCCTCGACGCCCCTGGAGCCCCGTCTCCTGGAGCCCCAGTTCCCGGAGCCTGGGTAGGCTCCCCGGAACCCGGAGGGAGGGGACGTCTGAtcttggagaaagatcaaccagagaGGGCCCACCATCTGTCCTTCTCCGATAAGGAAGTGACCTGCATTTAATGCAACACAAATGGAGACCCTAACATCTCCAGTGCAAGTAgaggccatcctgacatctTGGTAGTGCGGCATCGCAATAGGCGACCGGTTGTGCACCATGCCCCAGCCGCTCGCACCACTATATCACCACAATAGAAAATATCTTCTGATTAGTAGTAAGTACATTCCGCCTAGACCCAGGCGACATAACTATATTTGCATCGCCATCTCTGTAAGGACATACTTGTACATTTCACATCTCTGTAAGATCCACTTCTTATCCAAACTTGAGCACACTCCTGTGAATGTACTCTCGCCGCACTTGTTCGTGCAAGACATATTCTTGCACCAACAATAGCACAAGTGCAAATAATGAGGCAATAGAGTGGGAGAGATAGAGCAAATATAAATGAGGTAATTTGCAAAAGTTTGCCTTGGAAGGTGAAAGAGTGCTAACTGTTCATGGAAAATACTCTTAGCCAAAAGTGCCATGTACAACTCCCGACCTCTGCACTCTTTATTCCATAAACAaagatttcttttttagataatggatgTACAACTCCCGATCTCTGCACCAATAAGACGTCCAAGATGCACACaaccatttttaaaaaaataggcaCTCAAATTTGCGCTGAAGAAGACTCGAACTTGTGTAGTCTAGATGTACATCCACACTCACAACTAACTGAGCCAGGCTCAGTTCCTACCATAAACAAAGATAGATGAAAATATGCAGTTCACCATTATGGATTTATTATTAACAGAGACCGACATAGATAAATACTGTGTTTCAAAATCATGCGTTGGATGAAAGAACATAACAAGCTTTAAGGTTCCAAGTGTGCCAATCTGATTTACATAGTTCACATGTCAAATGTTTCTAGTTtactttgtagcaagtcaatctATTGTAAATTTCTAACTGTTACGCAGGTCATACTGAAAAGATCAGCACCAGTAACATGGCATTTACTATTTCTGTGGTATCTTTCGCACAATCATTAGTAGTATAAAAAATGTCACAAAGTATGCTTAGTCTATCTTTGGGCACATCAACGATATTGTAGCAACAAAGTACCAAGAATAATTGGATTTTAATACTCTTACAAATTAAAAACAAGCTCTTACCCGCTGTAAAGAAACTTGCATAGGGATAACAAGGAAAACCCCTAGTGCTTTCAGAAACTTTTCTGAACTTCAATGATTCTAGTTCGATCATAAAGACACCAGCATCCCACAATAGAAAAATGGCATTAGCATCCTCAGCAAACCCCAGTATCGTTGTCCCAACTCTTCCCACCAACGGTTCCGGCGAAAAGAGCTTGTCGAGTTCAATGGTTTTCTGCAGAACCCATGTCACAGCACCGTCAGAATTGGCCTTCCATAACTGGATGCACAGTCCTGACAAAACGGCTAGGCCAAGTCCATTATCCTCCGTCCGCAAGATCTGAAAGGCGCACTTGGAGGTCAAGCCAGCCGGCTTGTTGATCAAAGCGAGACTCCGTGTTTCCAAATCAAGCCCAAGAATGTCGCCTTCACCAATCCACCAGCAAAGCGTATTCCCAACCAGGATGCTGGGCCGAGTCGTAGGAATCCAAGGTGCTGGTGCTGCGATCACATTGCCCCACTTATCAGGCTCCGATCCGTAGATGCGCGCAAACGTAGGTCCAAGGTCATAGTTGTTGCATAGCAAGACTAATTTAAATGGGATCAATTGCCCATCGTCGTTGCCGGTAGGGCGCAGCACCGCGGCATTGAGGACGAATCCGGTCCCCGGTGGAAAGGGCACGCAGCGTCGGTTTCCCGTAATGGGGTTCCAGACGACGGCCACTTGCCGCGTTCGGTTCAGATGGAGGGCGAGGCCGTGCCGGCAGCCGAGGAAGCAGCAGCGGTCGTTGGAGTGAGCCGGCAGGGTCAGGCGTGCGGCAGGGATGCGGTCGGGTTTGTCCAGCGTGGGAGTGAAGGAGAACCCGCCGCTGACCGAGAAGAAGCCGAGCAGGGGAGGCGTGCGGTGACGGGCGCGGAAGCGGCGGAGGAAGCCGGGGTCGGAGACGAGGCGGCGCCAGCGCTTGCAGACTGCGGAGGCGCGGATGAGGGAGGACGGCAGGGGAAAGAGGCGGAGGAGGATCTCCCAGAGGAGGTCGTCGTCGTCCGGTGGGGCCACCGATGACGGCGAGgaggggcggcggtggcggcagctcATCAAGTCCTCGCTCATCTAGACTGGGAGTCGAACCGGAGTGCCTCGAGTTCTTGGGGAAGCCCCGCTGCCTGCCTCGTCGTGCACATCGGCGGCTGCGCTACTCACGCCTTTCCCGCTGCACGGGTCGTGGCCATGGAGACGCCCCATGTCGCCATGGCGCTCGTAGCTGACGAAGCGGGGGGAGTCGTGCGGCGCGAGGTTGAGGCAGCGATGGGCCGGTggcgcgggcgggcgggcggcggcggcggcggcggcggccacggtTTAGCAGACTGCGCGAGAGGAAAGGCAAACTTGCagtatatgtttttttttttttgcgatagGAGGTGAGATTTATAAGCACCTTGTGCACGGCTTATAAGCACGGACAGGGTACTTGTGGggaaaatctaaaattagaaatatatatgaccgtatttatcgaaatagataatatgtagttGTATTTACGAATTTAGTATCTGTATTTAGCACACAGTGTATCgaaaatttatttttggtaCACGGTGTATTGAAAAAGGTATTTTCGGTATACCGTGTGCCAAATACGACGCGGttgcctgtattcggcacaccgtgtgccgaaaatcacctgatgtgtcgaatacgggtaacagtgccgtattcaacgcacggtgtgccgaaaaatCCTTTTTCGGACGCCGTCCTGTCTGCTTTTGACCGTCACGTCACGTCACATCACGTCGCTTTATGCTTTCGACTTTATTCCTTTCCGCTTTATTCGACCGGCCGACTCTTCGCGTTTGTGCTTTTCGCTTTATTCCTTCGGCCGACGGGTTTTCATGCTCCGCTGCCTATAAAATGGCTCGAGCAGGAGGGCGGTAGCAGCTGAGCAGAAGCGCAGCAGCAACACAGCGAGTAGGAGTAGTGCAAAGAGAGGAGGAGTAGCAGTGTTCGGCGTTTAGCAgcgagaagcagcagcagccaggccAAGCAGCAGCGCGAAGAGAGGACTATCTTCCGTAATAGTAAGTACATAGATtatattaatatttagattagtaaaTGTAATTAGAGTAATAGAGtgtttattccgttcgaatacgTTGGTTagatggtattaagttgataatttAGAGTACGTAAAGTATTTGCATCATTTGTGATGTCATAATAGTAATTATGATCTTGTAACAAAATCTACCACAGTGTAACCGCAAGTATGATTCCACGATAGGCATGATAACCGGAGTTACGATCCTGCCACAGGCATTGTAACCGGAGTTACGAACCCACCACAAAAGCAATTATGATCCCGCCATAGGCATGATAACAGGAGTTACGATCCCGCCATAGGCATGAATTTATGAAACAGGAGAGAAAAAATGGAGCTTTGAAGCAAATTAACagaactaatttgattaattatcttTATCACTTAGGTTAATGTATGGGGCATAATTAGCTGTTTATCGTATAtatatctaagtagttatttgcccctttacgtttgtttagcagagacgctatgactattcatatttattacggagaacgtcccgctgttttgcatgggaggctcgtatcaattcagaactgccagcacatagagagtacggttgagctacctattgatctagatagcttaaaatcacatgttatgagccttttacaTGTGAATCAGTAGTCCTATAATGTTGCCCTAGAGGGTGTACGACCACGACTTGTGCCAAACAGTTCGGTCATTGTTCATAcgttgtttgatttgagaaggaacaacgcatgggctttgtactcatgcaaggcattggagaagaactttgaaatggaggtgtacgtaaacatagtattACGACTGGCGCAAGGTGAAACGGTGACTAGCATGGAAAGATCAGACCATCATGTGATGCAAGAtgaggagggagggcatgtcggggagggcagttccggtaTAGAGGGACCTGAAGTGGACCCtactgaggtagatgcaggatgcatggatgatgaagccggtggtagcggggatgaagaaggtgctgacaacgatgacccaGTGTTGACGatctagtactttcatggtgctgggctgctagattgtaccatcattgagtataacaccctatctaactggggataccagaatagcgacatccaggtgggACAACAGTTTCGAaacagggaggaggtcatccactttatcagcaactatgctgtaatcacaagaagggaccacaagtgcgcccgatctaaccctacggagtatgaggtcaggtgtatcaagcacccgaattgtccttacttcatacgagcacataagccaaaatacgagaactatttttttctgagtagacacaccctacatacatgcagcgaagagactgttaggaatgtgagccacgccgttgatgcgaggttcatagcctaactcctcatcacccttgttggcatgaacatatgtttgtcgccaaaatccattatggaggagatgcagactaagacgggtatgctaaTCAATTATCACACCGCGTGACGAGCGAAGAAGAAggtgttgaagatgttgtttgtagtttcaaagagtcttacaactatgccccGAGGCtcctgcagaagattgccatgacgaatctagggactcagtgggccatggcgaaTGAGCCGATTAGGCTGGAGGATGGGTCAACAGCACTGACTGATACCTCATGaggtttttctggtcctttgcccaatgcatcgaagctttcagacattgcaagctggttgtatgtgtggatgccacatttcttagcggcaagtaccatggtaaccttatgacagcgatagcggcggatgcaaacaatcagatcatCCCTCTTgcgtttgcaatggttgagagtgagaacaataatagttggctgtggtttcaccttggtgaggacacgtgttgttggcaatagggaacgagtttgcatcatctcacaCCGCAACAAGAGCCTCTTGTATacgttggacgtgctgcatgacagcacaaactactttattgcatggcctgatgtggagagtaggtggtgcatacGACACTTGGGTGTGAACCTGTACTtaaggtaccacaacaagggtcttgtaaagaggttcaaagggttgtgtcttcagaaccagcaggcgaagttcaacgatCAATGTATTTTCTAAGCAACTCGATTACTCTAGCCTTGTAATCggcttttatatttttatttacaaATATCGACCTCGGTATAGTACCATCACCTATATCAGCTTCTTCTAACGGATCAGCCAATAAAAAGCCTtgacctaacttatctaactcatctaagTCCTCAATGGCTTCACAAATATCGTTCTTATCTAAACGATATTGTTCCATGCGCTTTTGTAGCCATTCTAAATTCCTATCTCTACTCATTGATACACTGCATCATTTAACTGGTTCGCACAAACCGGATTTACGACCACGGGTACAAGACCATCTTTAGAGACACTAAGAAAGTCATAGTCCAAAAGATCAAGTCCTGACAAGCACTTGGCATTGCCATATCTCCAATTGGCTGAAGCATCAACCAAAGTAACATAAGCTGAAGTATCCGCATGCACCACTTCTACATCGTCATCTACCCATTGAATAAAAAACTGATGCAAAGTAAAGGGAACGCAACCGTTTGAATGAATCCAATCCCATTCAAGAATAACGCTATAATTACCTTGCACCTCAATGATGAAGAAGGCAATGGGTATTGTCTTGCTTCTAATGGTAAGCTCCCTAAAGATAATACTTTTGGCCTCATTAGAATCACTCTCAAATCCATTGAACATCAAGTTAGTCTTCATTAATTCAATATCATTTCTgccaagcttcttgaaaatTCAGTATGACATCAAATTAACCTCAACTTCACCATCAACAAGCATTCTTGAAATCGGCTTCCCATTTATATGGCCCTTTACATATAACAGTTTCAAGTGACAATCTGTCTCCTTTGGCTTCTCCAAGAAAGCCTCTCTCGGTTCCAAGTCCAATTAAGCCACTGCACCTCCATCTATAGCATGAAACTCCGAAGGTAACATGAAAACCATATTGATATCCATACCTTTGTTTGGTGAAGCATCACTAGCATGCACTAGTGAATCACCATAATCGAGCagttcttcatcttccttgtcatctTGTATAGGCGTGGTTGTCAGTGTAGAAGTTGGCGTAAGAGTTGATATTGGTACGGCTGTAATACTTTGTTTTGGCCTCCTATTTGCTTCACGGGTTGCATCGGTTTAAGCTCATTAAAAGTAGCATCCCGTAATCTTTTAGCTTGTTGCTCCATCAATTCTTGCTTGCGTAACCACtgcaatcttctcttctttgtatGAGACAAGCCTGAGGGACACTATTTCAACTGTAGGTACTTAGACCATGGCTTACTGCTGCTCCCCTCATGAGCATTTGCCTTTGGAGCAACTTGGACGGCAGTAGGTACATGTTTAGATTTGACTAGATTATTGCTAATGACAATCGGTCCTTCGCTAAGCTCTTCGGCAATCACTTTCACTGAACCAATTTCAATAATATCAACAGTTGTGGTCCCCACTTCATCGTCATTAGGATCTGAAATTTGAGTAGAAATCTCACCCTCATTGGCTTGGCATACCTTCTTCACATCTTTGGTATGTTGTACATTACTAGACCGATTTATGCCCTTCAATCGGTCATGGACAAGACATGATATGCTATCAAAACTGGCCTCTGTGGTGCTGTCCATCCTGGATGAAAAGGAGGAGATTgcatgggaggaggaggcatccacaTACCGTCATAACCCCATGTGGGCAAGGAGGAAATGGCATAGGAGGGAGTGTCCATAGCAGTGGCACTGACTGCCCAAGCAGTGGATAAATGGTAGTAGTACAATCTTTTTATTGTCAATGATGATCACGCGCTCCCTGCCTTGAAGGTGATCTTGGTCGCTTAAACCCACTTGGTCAGCTCTTATGTGCTCGGATGGCCTTGTATTTCTCATATTTAGACAAAAGCTTATCGAAGGTGGGCTTGGTCTTCTCAACCTTGTCATGTCTCCTTGCTTCATTAACCTTCCACTTGGCAACTTCCGCGCCTTTTGGTTTTATCATCCTTGGCTTAGCATTATGACCATACCCTTCGGTAGCTGATGTATGCATCACAATCTTGATTGATTCTTTACCTTCGGGAGTTTTCTCAAGTAACACTTCTCGTAGCAAGCTTTTGTTTTTCTCCaaaggcttaggtctttcttcaTCAACGATTACATTTTTCCCTTTAGTTGATTCAACTTGATTTCGCCGAATTAGGATGCTCTTGTCTTGGAAATTGACACATTAACCGGGAATGGTTGTTTATCTATCTGCATCTCTGCAAACTTTAATCGTCCTTCATTGATGGCAGATTGAATCTGTCGACGAAAAACATTGTAATTGTTAGTTGtatgagaataagaattattCCATTTGCAATAAGCTCGCCTCTTCAACTCATCTGGTAGTGGAACTACATGACCATGAGACAACTTAATATGTTTTTCTTGTAGCAAGTGATAAAAAATTCAATCATactttgctacatcaaaagtaaatctAATATCTTTTTACCGATTCTTTGGAGGCATCGGCTTAAGAGCAAAGAAAATGAATGGTTTGGATTTAGAGAACCAGGCCCATTCAGCCACACACACAACAACATCATCATCGTCCGAATTTTCGGACTCATACTCGAGCACGCGAACATTAGAACAATCAACTTTCACTTTGTCATTTGAcctctaaaaatttctagattCTTTAACCTGGCTCTCTTGATCCAGAGCTCTCTGCAAGACTTGACTAACATCTTGAAAATCATAAGTTTCTAGCTTTTCTTTAATATGAGACAATAAGCCTGAATAAGCTAATTCGGCCAAGTCTTTCTCAGAAAGCGTCAAGTTGAAACATCGGTTCTTTGTATCCCTAAATCTTCTATTATAATCATCAACGGGTTCATTGTATTTTTTCTTAACCAATGTTAAATGCGAAAGTCTCAAATCAGTATTAGCACTATAAAAATACTCATGAAACCTTTCTTCTAATTAAGACCACACATGCACAGAATTAGGAGCAAGGGATGTAAACCATGTAAAAGTAGTTCCAGATAATGACAAAGgaaataatctattttttaGAACATCATTGGAACTGGCTCCAATTGCGCAAGAAACTGACCCACATGCTCCCTAGTGGTCCTATTATCTTTCCCGTGAATTTCACAAAATCAGGAACTTTGAAACCGCGGGGGTATGGGATTGTGTCATAGTTCTCGGGATATGGATTTTGGTATGCACAAGCTTTTCTTCTAACCTCCACCCCGAATTGTTCTCTTAGCACGGTAGCTACTTGTTCTCGCATGATTTCAGCATAATCAGCCTTAGGCCAAGCAAGGTTAGCTATTGGCTCAAGCTGTGATGTGTGCAAATTCGGCACATAGGAAATAACAGGGGGTGGTGTAGCAAAACATTCTGCAGGTGTCAACCCAGAAGGGATGCCTGACCCTTGTGGTGGTATAGGCGGAGCACTATATGCCACGGTTTGGTAATAAGGTGTCTGCACATTGGGATAACTTTCGGCTTTATAAGCTTGAGCCGAAGTTGAAGCATGGTGCTTAACATATGGTGTTTGATACGGGTTTTGTTTCATATCAGTTTTAATCGCATGAGAAGGGATATGATTAGGTGCAACACTACCCATATAATTTCGGCCATCATGAGGGTTATTCAAGTAAGTATAAGAAGCACtaggtaatgcatcaacaatAGCAGAAGGAATTGAAGCATTAACATTACTAGCAACAGATTGTTTCAAACCTTGTTCCTCAtgtatttgcaaaactaaaggCCAAATCTTATTAACCAATGTGTCCTCAACCATCTTTTGAACACTATAGCCATAGTCGCACCGATAGATTGATCCATCATATTAGCAACATCTTCATGCGAGAGAGAGGATTGAGGACTTACATTGGTTAATACCTTAGGGTGCTGGTCGGCAAGCGGTGAAGAATCTTCCTTCTTGAACACACCTTGCCGAGTCTTTATGTAGTGCTCATAGCAGTTGTTTCCGATGTTGCTCCAAGTCAGCCTCGATCGTCAGACGCGCTTCTTCTGGTAACTCGTTGTAGGATGTCATGATGATGTTATCTTTGTCAATATCTGAAACAaacatatctagggttttaggatTCAGCTAAAAGGTAGCCGAAAGCTTCTTCCCCTGCAGAGTCGCCAAAAATTGTGTTGATGCAAAAAgattgtcgaatatctaactattgggggtcattgttaaggacccccgacgacctcttggcttaaccagcccggcctcccgaatgctcggtctcccgaagcctcggcctcctgaagccacGGCCTTCCAAAGTCCTGCCTCTCAAAGGCTCAGCCCCCCAAAGGcttggtctcccgaagcctcgacctcccgaagccctggccatctggagtcctgcctcccgaaggctcagcctccaaaaggctcggtctcccaaagcctcggcctcccgctgctcGGGCCgacttcccggaggctactgggtgagtcatcaggcctcaagaaagatctgccagaga
Coding sequences:
- the LOC133903748 gene encoding uncharacterized protein LOC133903748 isoform X2; this encodes MSEDLMSCRHRRPSSPSSVAPPDDDDLLWEILLRLFPLPSSLIRASAVCKRWRRLVSDPGFLRRFRARHRTPPLLGFFSVSGGFSFTPTLDKPDRIPAARLTLPAHSNDRCCFLGCRHGLALHLNRTRQVAVVWNPITGNRRCVPFPPGTGFVLNAAVLRPTGNDDGQLIPFKLVLLCNNYDLGPTFARIYGSEPDKWGNVIAAPAPWIPTTRPSILVGNTLCWWIGEGDILGLDLETRSLALINKPAGLTSKCAFQILRTEDNGLGLAVLSGLCIQLWKANSDGAVTWVLQKTIELDKLFSPEPLVGRVGTTILGFAEDANAIFLLWDAGVFMIELESLKFRKVSESTRGFPCYPYASFFTAGREIAGGVDGVEFWNNA
- the LOC133903748 gene encoding uncharacterized protein LOC133903748 isoform X1, with translation MSEDLMSCRHRRPSSPSSVAPPDDDDLLWEILLRLFPLPSSLIRASAVCKRWRRLVSDPGFLRRFRARHRTPPLLGFFSVSGGFSFTPTLDKPDRIPAARLTLPAHSNDRCCFLGCRHGLALHLNRTRQVAVVWNPITGNRRCVPFPPGTGFVLNAAVLRPTGNDDGQLIPFKLVLLCNNYDLGPTFARIYGSEPDKWGNVIAAPAPWIPTTRPSILVGNTLCWWIGEGDILGLDLETRSLALINKPAGLTSKCAFQILRTEDNGLGLAVLSGLCIQLWKANSDGAVTWVLQKTIELDKLFSPEPLVGRVGTTILGFAEDANAIFLLWDAGVFMIELESLKFRKVSESTRGFPCYPYASFFTAGSQVGEEEAVFGYFVPADQGGGQE